One window of the Lathyrus oleraceus cultivar Zhongwan6 unplaced genomic scaffold, CAAS_Psat_ZW6_1.0 chrUn0360, whole genome shotgun sequence genome contains the following:
- the LOC127113925 gene encoding uncharacterized protein LOC127113925, whose translation MKFEFPDEDVLFLKEYYNIPNPDKGPEPGSWWTLVFNGASNALGNGVGVVITSPTGFNIPFIARICFDCINNMTEYESCIYGIEPAIDLRIKYLEIYGDSALVISQINGDWKTRHPNRIPYRENVMKLIPYFEEIMFDHIPREENHLVDALATLASMFKVKWANEPLHQHYEVG comes from the coding sequence atgaagtttgagttTCCTGACGAGGATGTATTGTTTCTCAAAGAATATTATAACATACCAAACCCAGATAAAGGCCCAGAACCAGGATCGTGGTGGACGCTCGTGTTCAACGGTGCTTCAAATGCTTTAGGAAACGGTGTGGGAGTTGTCATTACTTCTCCCACGGGTTTTAATATTCCCTTCATTGCCAGAATCTGTTTTGACTGCATAAATAACATGACCGAATATGAATCTTGCATCTATGGGATTGAACCTGCTATTGATTTGAGAATAAAGTATCTTGAGATATATGGGGATTCTGCTCTGGTTATCAGCCAAATCAATGGAGATTGGAAGACGCGTCACCCAAATCGGATTCCATACCGAGAGAATGTGATGAAATTGATCCCATACTTTGAGGAGATCATGTTTGATCATATTCCAAGAGAAGAAAACCATTTAGTAGATGCATTGGCTACTCTGGCATCCATGTTTAAAGTTAAATGGGCAAATGAGCCCCTCCATCAGCATTATGAGGTTGGATGA